Sequence from the candidate division WOR-3 bacterium genome:
TTTTTTTATTAAGTCTTTGCGATGGCCAAAGAAGATTAGGAGAAATTTTAAAAAGGGAGATTAACTATTTAAAAATTTATGAAATCTACTTTCCTCGCACTTATAATCTTACTGCTTTTCAGTTTTATTACGAAGAAATTCTTGATTTTATTAAACTTTGGGAGAGAGATTTAAAGTTAATTAACAAAAGATTGAAAGAAGAAATAGAAATCTTAAATAAAAAGAAAAGGAGATTATTAAAAATTGTTGATAGTCTAAATTTTTTAAAAAAAGCAGAATTGATAAAAGAGTTTTGGGAGAAAGGAGATATTCCCGAAACTAAATTTTTAGAATCTTCTGTTTCCGAAAAAGAAAAGGTATTATTTTTGGGAAGTTATTATACTCCTTTAGACTGGCCAATTGCCAAAATGATCGAAAAGTACTTTACAATCGCTGCCGATAGTTTCTGCACGGTTTCACGCGGAATTGATTTCTACCCACCAATTAGTGATTTAAAAGAGTACCTCTTTTTCTATTTTTCTAAAATTCCTTGTATTTTAAGAAGACCTAACCGAATTTTTTACCACTATATAAGAAGAAAAATTACAAAATATAAAATTAATAAAATAATTCTTTATACCTTAAAATTTTGTGATGCCTTTTCTTTTGAAAAGGAGAGTTTAAAAACTTATTTGAAACGACCAACCCTTTTGATTGAAAGTGATTACTCCTTTGATACCACTTTGCAAATAGAAACAAGAATTGGCGCTCTTTATGAGAGTTGATTTTTTTACTTGGAATGAACTTTTCCAAGAGATTCCGGAAAGAATAATTAAAAAATATAAATATTATAAAAGAAAAGAAGAGTGGGCAAGATATCTCTCACCACCCCAGACCTTTGCTATTTATGGAATGCGCCATTTAATGAGTTTAAAATTCGACTCCTCTTTAGAGTGTCTAAGATTATGGGGATTTGTTTTTAATGAAACCGAAAGACTCTTTCGGGCGAAACAGATCAATAAAAAAATAATTGCAGTAATGGGCGATTTGGGTGGTATTCCACCAATTATCTATTCCTTTAATTCTTTGATTGGTTTTTATCCCGATTGTCTTTGGTGGCAACCTTTCTTTTCCGAAAATTATAATCTTTTTGAAGTTACCGGTAGGGCAAATTTTCCGGAAACCTCCTGTTATTCACGGGTTGTGTATGCTACCTTTCTAAAGAAAGCCTATTTTCCCAAACCAGATTTAATCGTTGCCTCTACCGGTGCTTCTTGTGATGATTACTCTTGTGTAATGCAAAATATATCCAACCTTTTTTATAAAGATAAAAAAACTGAATTTATCTGGTTAGAAATTCCACCAAGAAAAGAAAAAAGAGAATCGGCAATAAAATTACTAAAAGAAAATTATCGGAAATTAGCCAAGATTTTGAGCGAAGTCGCTAATGAAAAATTGACTATTGAGAAATTAATTTCGGGAATAAAAAGGGTGAATCTAATAAGAAGAAATTATCAAAAATTAAAAGACCTCGTTGGTAAAAGCGAAATTGCTCCTTTAGGTGCCTTAGAAATGTTATTATTGGAATTTGGTAACCTTCATTTTTATTCTGATATCTTTGAATGGCAAAAAATTCTTTTGGGAATATTAAATTTGGTAAGAAAAAGAGTTAAAAATAATGAAGGGGTATTAAACAAAGAAAATAAAAAGATTGTCTGGGCAACACCACCGGCTGACCCTTTATATCTTATTTACTTTGAAGATAAAGGAACGAGAATTGTTGGCAGTGAGTATATCATTAACCAGGCGCTACAAATAATTCCGATAAATAAAACCGACCCCTTTACCGCCCTTGCGGAAAGTTATCTTTCTGCTTCATTAATTGGCAAAACAAAAGAAAGAGCAGATTTAATAATTAATGAAATTAAAAAATATCAAGCGAAGGGGGTAGTTATCTCGCAAGTTTTTGGTGCTTCCCATTGTGCCTACGAAACAGAAATCTTAAAAGAAGAGATTGAAGAAAAGGCAAAAGTTCCAGTTCTAATTATTGATATCCCTCTTCCCGCTTCCGAAATACCCTTACAGACACAAACAAGAATAAATGCTTTCATTGAAAATCTCTGATGGAAATTCTAACTCCTCGCGAAAGATTTAATCTTTTAGTTTTTGATGAGACTCCCGATAGGGTATTAATCTTTCCTTTGATAACCAATCATAGTGCCTATGTTAGTAATTATTCAATCAAGGATTATTATACCAAAGGAGAAATTCTTGCCCAAGCGCAAATAAATGCTTACGAAATTTACCAAACCGATTTTCTCTCGGTATTCTCCGAAGTAGGAATTATTGCGGAAGCTCTGGGAAGTTATTTTGAATATCCCCAAGAGGATTTACCTAAATTGAAAAAACCTCTATTTTCTAATCTACAAGAGTATTGGGAAAGAAAATTAAATTCTCAGTATGACGAAGGAAAAGGAAGGCTCTATCTTTATTTTGATGCGATAAAAATTCTTTATAAAACCTTGGGTGATATTTTGCCAATTCTTGCTTATATCCCGGCACCTTTCACAACCCTTGCTTTACTTTTTGAGCCAACAGAAATATTAAAAGAGGTAAGTTTTTCTAATTTAGAAAAGAAGAAAATCTTAAAGGAAGTTTTATTATTAATTACCGATTTTACTATTCAATTTATGAAAAGTGTGATCAATTATGGCGCTTTACCAATTGTTGTTGACCCTTTAGCATCCGGTAGTGTGATTTCACCGGAAACCTATAAAAACTTTGCTTTACCTTATGAAGAAAGACTTATTAATTATCTTCACCGCTACGATTTAGATGTAATTTTACATATCTGTGGTAATACCCAAGTTTATTTAAAGGAGTTAAAAAAATCCACCGCTGATCTTTTAAGTTTAGATAGGATAAACTTATTTTCAGCCAAAAAATTTTTGGGAAATAAGTTTCGATTAATCGGCAATTTTGACACCACAGAAATTCTTCTTTTATCACCTGAAGAAATCAGAAAAAAGGTAAAAAATTTGGTTTTAAAAATGAAGAATAATAAAAAAGGCTATATTTTAGCAACCGGTTGTGAAGTCCCCTTCTCTACCCCCAAGGAAAATCTTATTACTTTTATCGAAGAAGGTAAACGATGGGGAAGATATAAGTTTTAACTTGCTTTTTTAAGTTTATTTTTCTATAATTTATTTATGGTTGATAAATTGAATTTGCTTTCGAAATATGCCAAGGTTTTTCAAAGATTAATTGGTAATTATGAAAAAATTAAATTGAAAAGCGAAGATTTTTCCCTTTTAGAAAAAAGCCTCCAAAAAATTAAAGAATTTTATGAAAAAATTGAATTTAATGATTTGAAAACCCTTATCGGTGAATGGTTAAAAAAGGAAGAGGAATGGTTGAAAAATACTATTTTGGAAAAACAGGAAAGATTTGGTCAGCAATTAAAAGAAGAGTTAGAAAAGAACAATCTATCTTTTAGTGGTCTCTTTCCCAATATTAGAATTGGAATATTTACTTTGGAAATAAATTTTGACTTAAATACCTGCCAAATTTTTTATGGTCCAAAGATTGAAAAATTGAAAACCAAAATTCCCTTACAGGCTTCTACTATTATAAAAATTTTGAAAGATTATTTAACCTATCTTAATCAACCTTTTAACCCTAATGAATATTTTAAAAAACTTCTTTTGGCATATGAACGTTCTTTATTTTTCCAAAAATTAAATTTTGGTGAAAAAATATTTCTAACTGATTTACTTTCGGAACTTATTTTTCTGTTACAAAGAAAGGAATTTTATCTAGACCCTAAAAAAGAAAATTTTAAAGAATATTCCCGAATAAATTTTAGTTATGATTTATATCGTTTAAAAACTTCATTGGGAAATCAATTAGAAAATTATTCTTTTAAACTCTGGATTGCTCCTTTTGATGCTACCTTAGATAAAAAGAAGTCAATTTGGATACCAAATAATGAAATCGGCGAAGGGACTTATTTCTCTTATATCTCTTTTGAAAAAATATGATCAACAAAGAATTGGCAAAAGCAATTGTTCATAAATTAGGTTCTTATGGCACACCTCCCGAATTTGGTTTAGAGTATTACACTGTGGGATTAGAAAAATATTTAGAGGTTATTGAAGAAGAGTATTTTAAAGATTATTTAAAATTAAAATTATCTTCTTTTAAATTGATTGTTGGCAATTATGGCGGTGGTAAAACCCATTTCTTATATTGTTTAAGAAAGAAAGCAATGGAAAATAATTATCTCACCAGTTATGTTTCTCTTTCACCAGTAGAGTGTCCTTTTGATAAATTAGAACTTGTTTACAAAGTGATTGCCTTGAATTTAATGGCACCCAAGATTTCCGAAGAGATAAGTTTTGATACTTTCTATTACGAAAGAGGTATTGATAATGTCATTAAACTTTGGTATCAGAAAATAAAAGAACAGGTTTCCAAAAAGGAAGACTTTTATAGTTATTTAGAAGGATTAAGTGGTATCGAATCTATTTCTTACTTAAATGCCTTAAGAGGAAGTTTTGAAGCCTTGATAAGAGAAGATTATGAGAGTTTTGAAAATCTTATTCAATATTTAAAAGGAGAAGAAATTACCAAAGATATTCGAGGAAAATATCGGATTTCGGAAAGATTAGACAAAAGTACCGCTTTTCGTTTTATCCGTTCTCTTGCTCAATGGGGACATTTAATTGGTTATAATGGACTTATTCTCTTCTTTGATGAAGCCGAAAGGGGATTAAGTATCTCTAGCTCCCGTGATAAAAGAAGAGCATTAGATAATTTAAGGCAAATTATTGATGAATGTGGTAATGCCCGATTACCAGGAGTAATGTTTTTCTATGCGGTTACTGACGAGAATTTGATTTTAGAGGGTAGTGGCGGTGTTTATGAAGCGTTGAAACAAAGATTAAGAAGCACTTTTACCGCCACTAATCCAACCGGTGTAAAAATTAATTTAGAAACAATTGAGAAAAAACCGGAAGAGTTTCTATATGAACTTGGTTTAAAACTTGCCCATTTATTTGAAATTGCTTATGATACCACTTTTAACGAAAAGATATTAAAAGCAACAATTGATGTCTTATCAAAAGCCTGCCTAACAACCTTTGCTTTAGATATCAGTTTCCGTAGATTATTTGTCTTAGGAATTATTGAAGCCTTTTTTAGATTAAAAGAAAGAAATTTTAAATCTGCCCTTACCGCCAAGGAGGCGGAAGAAATTTTAAAAACATCCTTAAAGAAGATTGAAGAAGAAAAAGAAAGCGAAATAGAAAGTGAAGAGTTTTAATGGAAGTAACTAAAAGAGTTATTGTTTCTCATCCTGTTTTTGGTGAAGGAGAAGTAATCTCTTCCCGTTTAAATGGTCAAGAACTTTTTGTCCATTTTAATTCAGGTTTAAAACTTTGGGTTTTAAAGAAAAGGCTTCTTTTTATTTCCGAAGTTGATACTTTTGAAAAGAAATTTGATAAGATAAAGGCAAAAAGAATTTGTGAAGCTTTACGGATGGGAATTGTGCCCCGACAAGATTGTGAAGATTTTACTTTCGGTCGGGAAGAAGAGGTTAATATTTTAAAAAAGATAATAAAAAAATTAAAAGAAGGAAAAGGGGATACTTGCTTAATTGAAGGAGAATATGGTAGTGGCAAAACCCATCTCTTAGAATATTTATATCATTCTGCTTTAAAAGAAGGGATTTGTGTTTCTAAAATAACTTTAACCCCTGATGAAGTCTCTCCTCATCGACCCAAAAGATTTTGGAAAGAATTTGTCTTTAATTTAAAATTTCTTAAAAATGACCAAGAGTATGGTTTTCGGGATTTATTAAGACAGGCAACTAATTTAAATCTTTATGATAATATCTTCTTTTCAAAACTTTTACCAAAATTAAAAAATATTGATGAAGGAAGTATCAAAAGCGAAGTATTGTGGCAATGGTTAGAAGGCGAAAGTACCAAAGAGTATGCGGTCTATCTTACCGATAAATTCCGAATAAAAGGGGGAATAAGAATTCCTGCTTTGTATGATTTTTCCACTGCCAGTGATTTCTATTGCTATCTTATCTCTTCGCTTTCTTATATTGCCCACCAATTAGGACTTTACGGGATTTTACTTTTAATTGATGAGGCAGAAACCGTGGCTCATTTATGGCGTTTTCAAGATTTTCTAAAAGGATTAAATTTTCTTTATGGTTTGGTGCGGGTATGTTATAATGACCCAGAATTAAAAAAACTGGATAACCAGATGATTCATAATAAAATGAAACCAACACCTTATATTTATAAAGATGCTTATCTCAGTATGGTGATGGCGACAACTCCATTAACTTACAATTATGAATATATAAGATTAACCACTTTATTTAAAAATAAAATAACTTTAAAGAATTTAAAAATAAAAGATCTTTATGAATGTTTCTATACCCTTTATAACATCTACAAAACTTGTTATCCAAATTTTCAATTATCAGAAAAAGAACAGCGAACAATTTTAGAAGAAGGGATTGAAAGAAGTTTGGGAATTAGAGATTTTTTAAAATTTATTATTGAAGTTTTTGATATTTATCGACATACAAGTTCTTTAGTATTTATTAATAAATAATGGGAAGTGTTAAAGATTTAATAATTATAAAAGAACCAAAAGAAAACCAACCAGGAATTGGTCGTTTTATTTTCTCAGATAGATATTCAGTTTTTGACTGGGGAGAAATGCCTGACAAGATTGAAGATAAAGGAAAAGCCATCTGTCTTGTCAGTGCCTATTTCTTTGAAAAATTGGAAGAAAAGGGTATCAAAACTCATTACTTAGGACTTTGGGAAGATGGTAAGACCAAAAGATTAAAAGAACTCAAGGAACCAACCAATATAATGGAAATAAAACTTCTTCGGGTACTGAAACCAGAAATTAAAGAGGGTAATTATGATTATTCCATATATAAAAAAGAAAAAGTTAATTTTCTCATTCCCTTGGAAATTATTTATCGTAATTCCTTGCCCGAAGGTTCATCAGTTTTTAAAAGATTAAAAGAAGGTAGTTTAAAATTGGCTGATTTAGGGTTAACCGCGATGCCCAAACCTGGAGAAATCTTAGAAAACCCGATTATTGATATCTCAACAAAATTAGAAAAAATTGACCGGTATATCAATTTTGAAATTGCTAAGGAAATTGTTAATCTTAGCGAAAAAGAAATAAAAGAAATAAAAGAAATAACTTTATTTATCAATAAATTAATAACCGAAGAAACCCAGCGAATTGATCTTTTTAATGAAGATGGTAAATTGGAATTTGGCTTTGACGAAGAAAGAAATCTTATATTAGCGGACGCTTTGGGAACTTTAGATGAATGCCGATTCACTTATCAACAAATTCCTGTAAGCAAAGAACTTGCTCGGATTTATTATCGAAAAACTGAATGGTACGAAGAATTAGAAAAAGCCAAAAAAATCGACAAAATAAATTGGAAAACCTTGGTAAAAATTCAGCCGCCTTCTTTACCTTTAGAATTTAAAAAGTTAATAAAGGATATTTATTTAGCCTATTGTAATGAATTAACCCAAAGAAATTGGTTTGATGTTCCTTCGTTAAAAGAAATCTTAGAACAAGTTAAAAAATATCTTTAATTTACTTTTATCAAAATGATTAAAAGTATCTATAAAAACTTATGTCCCAATTGCGGAGGGGAAATAACTTCCGAAAGGTTGATAGCAAATTTACCGTGTAAAAAATGTGAAAAAGAGAGTGGCGAAATAAAAAAAATAAAAGAACTTCAAGAAAAACTGAAGGAGTGGGAAAAACATTTTGAAAAACATATAAAAGGCAAACCTTGGGGACTTCAGACTACTTGGGCAAAAAGAATTTTTACTTTTTCTTCCTTTGCTCTTTTAGCACCCACCGGTATTGGAAAAACTTCTTTTGGTCTATCAATCGCCAGTTTTCTTTTAAAATTTGGTCAAAAATCCTATATCATCGTACCAACTCGCTTGTTAGTGGAACAGGTTTATGAGAAACTTAAAAACTTTGGTGTTAATGAAAAAGATCTTCTTGCTTTCGATGGTGGTCTTAAAAAGAAGAAAAAAGAAAGATTACAAAAGGGAGAATTTAAAATTTTAATCACCACCTCAATGTTTCTTTATAAAAATCAGTCAATCATTCCCAAAGAATTCTCTTTTATTTTTATTGATGATGTCGACTCTTTTTTAAAAACCGCCAAAAATATTGATAAAGTTCTCTATTTATTAGGCTTTGACGAAGAAAGTATCAAAGAAGCAATAAATTTTATTAAATTAAAAGGGAAAAAACAAAAAAGCGAAGAGGATTTGAAAAGAATAGAAGAGATTTCTTCGCAATTAAGAAAAATCAAAGAAAATCTTAAAGGGGTATTGGTAGTCTCATCAGCAACTGCCAATCCTCGTTCTTCCAGAGTAAAACTTTTTAGGGAATTGTTAGGTTTTGAAGTAGGGGTACCGACTTTTTATTTAAGAAACATCGTGGATGTATACACTGAAGAATCTTCTTTAATTGATTGGATAAAAAAATTAGGAAAGGGTGGTTTACTTTTTTTACCCAGTGATAAAGGAAAAGAAAGTATTGAAGAGATTATTGAAATTTTAAAGGCCAATAATATAAAAGCCCTTTCTTATGAGGAAATAAATGAAGAAAATTTGGAACTATATCGTAAAGGGGAAATAGATATCCTTGTGGGTATTGCCAGTTTCCGTAATCCTTTAGCACGAGGATTTGATATGCCCGATGTCTGTCGATATGCTCTTTTTTATGGTGTGCCTAAAATTATAATCTCTCTAAAATTTGAAACTAACCTTTCTCATCTTTTGTGGGCGCTCTCCTCTATTCGGCCTTTTATTGTAAAAAATTTAGGAGAGTATACTCAAAAAATTAACCATTGGCTTTTACAACTTAAAAAATATCAAAATCTGAATGAAGAATTCATCAACCAGAGAGAAAACCTGAAAAAAAAGATAGAACAATTAAGAGAAGAAATTGCCCAATTCTTAACCAAAAAAGAGATAATCGAATTTTTAAAAACTTCTGAAGAGGTTACTTTACGACCAACGGAGGAAGGTTATCTCATGGTTGTTTCGGATGTTACCGGATATCTTCAAGCGAGTGGCCGGGTTTCCCGAATGTATGCTGGGGGAATTACCAAAGGACTTTCTTTAATAATCATTGATGACAAAATTGCCTTTAATCATTTAAAAAGAAAAATAAGATGGTTTAGTGACGAAATAGATTTTCTTCACATAAGCGAAATTGATTTACCGAAAGTTCTTGATGAAATCAATGCCGACCGTGAAAAGATTAAGAATTTTTTAATAGAAAGAAAGATAGGAGAAACTAAGGAAATTTTAAAACCCATTTTAATTATTGTGGAGTCACCAAATAAAGCAAGGACTATTGCTAATTTCTTTGGCAAACCAATAAGAAGAAGAATTGGCGAATATGATATTTACGAGATTTCTTTAGAAGATAGGTACTTAATGATTACTGCTTCTTTTGGTCATATTTTAGACCTTACTACCAATGAAGGTTATTATGGCGTTATCTTAAATGGTGAAATTATTCCCATTTACGAGCCTATTGAAGGAAAAGAGGAAATAATAAAAACATTAAGGAAGGCAGCCTTAGAAGTGGAACAAGTTCTAATTGCAACCGATCCTGATACTGAAGGTGAAAAAATTGGTTGGGATATAAAAGAAATTTTAAAACCATACATTGATGATATTAAACGAATGGAATTTCATGAGATTACTAAAAAAGCGATAATCAAAGCAATCAAAGAGCCAAGAGATTTTGATTTGAACTTAATTAAAGCCCAAATTTTAAGAAGAATTTCTGACCGTTGGATTGGTTTTGAATTTTCTCAATTTCTCCATCGGGCTTTTGGCAAACCCACTCTTTCAGCAGGTCGAGTTCAAACACCCGTTTTAGGATGGATTATTGAAAGAGAGAAAGAATTTAGAAAAAGTATCTATAAAATTTTTATCAATGTTGAAAAAAATAGTAAAAAACTAAGATTAAATTTCACTTTTGAAAATGAAAAAACCGCTCTTGATTTTTATAACAATCTTAAAGAAATAGAAATAGAAAAGATTGGCGAAAGAGAAGAGATAGAATCTCCTTTACCTCCTTATCGGACCGATACCCTTTTAAAAGATGCCAGTGATTTTTACCGTTTCTCCTTACCAAAAACAATGGAACTTGCCCAAACCTTGTTCGAACTTGGTTATATTACTTATCACCGAACTGATTCTATTAGAGTATCAGATACTGGTATTAATATTGCCAAAGAATTTATTAAAGAAGAATTTGGCGAAGGATATTTTCAGAAAAGAACTTGGGGAGAAGGTGGGGCTCATGAATGTATTCGTCCAACAAAGATTTT
This genomic interval carries:
- the purC gene encoding phosphoribosylaminoimidazolesuccinocarboxamide synthase, which produces MGSVKDLIIIKEPKENQPGIGRFIFSDRYSVFDWGEMPDKIEDKGKAICLVSAYFFEKLEEKGIKTHYLGLWEDGKTKRLKELKEPTNIMEIKLLRVLKPEIKEGNYDYSIYKKEKVNFLIPLEIIYRNSLPEGSSVFKRLKEGSLKLADLGLTAMPKPGEILENPIIDISTKLEKIDRYINFEIAKEIVNLSEKEIKEIKEITLFINKLITEETQRIDLFNEDGKLEFGFDEERNLILADALGTLDECRFTYQQIPVSKELARIYYRKTEWYEELEKAKKIDKINWKTLVKIQPPSLPLEFKKLIKDIYLAYCNELTQRNWFDVPSLKEILEQVKKYL
- a CDS encoding BREX system ATP-binding domain-containing protein; protein product: MEVTKRVIVSHPVFGEGEVISSRLNGQELFVHFNSGLKLWVLKKRLLFISEVDTFEKKFDKIKAKRICEALRMGIVPRQDCEDFTFGREEEVNILKKIIKKLKEGKGDTCLIEGEYGSGKTHLLEYLYHSALKEGICVSKITLTPDEVSPHRPKRFWKEFVFNLKFLKNDQEYGFRDLLRQATNLNLYDNIFFSKLLPKLKNIDEGSIKSEVLWQWLEGESTKEYAVYLTDKFRIKGGIRIPALYDFSTASDFYCYLISSLSYIAHQLGLYGILLLIDEAETVAHLWRFQDFLKGLNFLYGLVRVCYNDPELKKLDNQMIHNKMKPTPYIYKDAYLSMVMATTPLTYNYEYIRLTTLFKNKITLKNLKIKDLYECFYTLYNIYKTCYPNFQLSEKEQRTILEEGIERSLGIRDFLKFIIEVFDIYRHTSSLVFINK
- a CDS encoding 2-hydroxyacyl-CoA dehydratase family protein encodes the protein MRVDFFTWNELFQEIPERIIKKYKYYKRKEEWARYLSPPQTFAIYGMRHLMSLKFDSSLECLRLWGFVFNETERLFRAKQINKKIIAVMGDLGGIPPIIYSFNSLIGFYPDCLWWQPFFSENYNLFEVTGRANFPETSCYSRVVYATFLKKAYFPKPDLIVASTGASCDDYSCVMQNISNLFYKDKKTEFIWLEIPPRKEKRESAIKLLKENYRKLAKILSEVANEKLTIEKLISGIKRVNLIRRNYQKLKDLVGKSEIAPLGALEMLLLEFGNLHFYSDIFEWQKILLGILNLVRKRVKNNEGVLNKENKKIVWATPPADPLYLIYFEDKGTRIVGSEYIINQALQIIPINKTDPFTALAESYLSASLIGKTKERADLIINEIKKYQAKGVVISQVFGASHCAYETEILKEEIEEKAKVPVLIIDIPLPASEIPLQTQTRINAFIENL
- a CDS encoding uroporphyrinogen decarboxylase family protein — encoded protein: MEILTPRERFNLLVFDETPDRVLIFPLITNHSAYVSNYSIKDYYTKGEILAQAQINAYEIYQTDFLSVFSEVGIIAEALGSYFEYPQEDLPKLKKPLFSNLQEYWERKLNSQYDEGKGRLYLYFDAIKILYKTLGDILPILAYIPAPFTTLALLFEPTEILKEVSFSNLEKKKILKEVLLLITDFTIQFMKSVINYGALPIVVDPLASGSVISPETYKNFALPYEERLINYLHRYDLDVILHICGNTQVYLKELKKSTADLLSLDRINLFSAKKFLGNKFRLIGNFDTTEILLLSPEEIRKKVKNLVLKMKNNKKGYILATGCEVPFSTPKENLITFIEEGKRWGRYKF
- the rgy gene encoding reverse gyrase produces the protein MIKSIYKNLCPNCGGEITSERLIANLPCKKCEKESGEIKKIKELQEKLKEWEKHFEKHIKGKPWGLQTTWAKRIFTFSSFALLAPTGIGKTSFGLSIASFLLKFGQKSYIIVPTRLLVEQVYEKLKNFGVNEKDLLAFDGGLKKKKKERLQKGEFKILITTSMFLYKNQSIIPKEFSFIFIDDVDSFLKTAKNIDKVLYLLGFDEESIKEAINFIKLKGKKQKSEEDLKRIEEISSQLRKIKENLKGVLVVSSATANPRSSRVKLFRELLGFEVGVPTFYLRNIVDVYTEESSLIDWIKKLGKGGLLFLPSDKGKESIEEIIEILKANNIKALSYEEINEENLELYRKGEIDILVGIASFRNPLARGFDMPDVCRYALFYGVPKIIISLKFETNLSHLLWALSSIRPFIVKNLGEYTQKINHWLLQLKKYQNLNEEFINQRENLKKKIEQLREEIAQFLTKKEIIEFLKTSEEVTLRPTEEGYLMVVSDVTGYLQASGRVSRMYAGGITKGLSLIIIDDKIAFNHLKRKIRWFSDEIDFLHISEIDLPKVLDEINADREKIKNFLIERKIGETKEILKPILIIVESPNKARTIANFFGKPIRRRIGEYDIYEISLEDRYLMITASFGHILDLTTNEGYYGVILNGEIIPIYEPIEGKEEIIKTLRKAALEVEQVLIATDPDTEGEKIGWDIKEILKPYIDDIKRMEFHEITKKAIIKAIKEPRDFDLNLIKAQILRRISDRWIGFEFSQFLHRAFGKPTLSAGRVQTPVLGWIIEREKEFRKSIYKIFINVEKNSKKLRLNFTFENEKTALDFYNNLKEIEIEKIGEREEIESPLPPYRTDTLLKDASDFYRFSLPKTMELAQTLFELGYITYHRTDSIRVSDTGINIAKEFIKEEFGEGYFQKRTWGEGGAHECIRPTKILEPEELRSMLLSGQIEGLTKEHILLYEIIFKRFIASQMKPIKVKIVDYLVKVHYKQEKISLRTEIIEPGWDKIFKLDLYPPMEGNYNIENKKEIKRQPKAYRYTQGELVFEMKQKGIGRPSTYALIIEKLLERKYVIDIKGFLVPTELGKAVYSYLKTIDEAKDLLSEEFTRKLENLMDSVENGETDFQPILYDLYRQLLAVKKGK
- a CDS encoding BREX system ATP-binding domain-containing protein, translated to MINKELAKAIVHKLGSYGTPPEFGLEYYTVGLEKYLEVIEEEYFKDYLKLKLSSFKLIVGNYGGGKTHFLYCLRKKAMENNYLTSYVSLSPVECPFDKLELVYKVIALNLMAPKISEEISFDTFYYERGIDNVIKLWYQKIKEQVSKKEDFYSYLEGLSGIESISYLNALRGSFEALIREDYESFENLIQYLKGEEITKDIRGKYRISERLDKSTAFRFIRSLAQWGHLIGYNGLILFFDEAERGLSISSSRDKRRALDNLRQIIDECGNARLPGVMFFYAVTDENLILEGSGGVYEALKQRLRSTFTATNPTGVKINLETIEKKPEEFLYELGLKLAHLFEIAYDTTFNEKILKATIDVLSKACLTTFALDISFRRLFVLGIIEAFFRLKERNFKSALTAKEAEEILKTSLKKIEEEKESEIESEEF
- a CDS encoding 2-hydroxyacyl-CoA dehydratase family protein, yielding MRIGYFCLYTPIELLYALSLKPVRLIPSQKFDLTSKYFRYDACPFLKNLFSNLANKVWEIDGIFLLSLCDGQRRLGEILKREINYLKIYEIYFPRTYNLTAFQFYYEEILDFIKLWERDLKLINKRLKEEIEILNKKKRRLLKIVDSLNFLKKAELIKEFWEKGDIPETKFLESSVSEKEKVLFLGSYYTPLDWPIAKMIEKYFTIAADSFCTVSRGIDFYPPISDLKEYLFFYFSKIPCILRRPNRIFYHYIRRKITKYKINKIILYTLKFCDAFSFEKESLKTYLKRPTLLIESDYSFDTTLQIETRIGALYES